One Penaeus monodon isolate SGIC_2016 chromosome 42, NSTDA_Pmon_1, whole genome shotgun sequence genomic window, ATCGTTTGTTCATTTCCATTACTGCATTCAACCATTTAATTACTAATCGTCTTCATAAATGCCATTTTACGTCGTTAATActtatttccattactattatcttcaaaAATTATATTGCTACTATAGTCGGAAACTCTCTCTTAGCAAACTGGTTattgatatttatctattttccctacaactattttatatatgatgtttaATCTACGTTTTATCAGCATTATGAtcctttatctcattatcattacagccCTCTTCACCTACAATATTTCTGAGATGGTTTATTTAACTTAAACACGTATGCTTGAGATTAAACTCGCCCACAAGAAGTTGCGTCATAGCATACCCAGAGAGGTGCCCGTCCCCCTCCCGCATCTCAGTAGGGTAAGCGTGCGACCCTGAGCTCCACCAATCAGGGGTTGTGGACCACTATATAAGCGGCCGAGACATTTCTTCGCTATCAAATACCAGCCATGTCTCTCAAGGTACAGAGGTTCTTCCGTCGCCCATGATATTCTATAAGAGTGTCAAATGACTATCGAGATGAAGCTTTTGTGTAATTGATACTGGTCTTGTATATCTTGGTTTCTGTCGTTGTCAGGTTTTCAGTATTTTGTGTCGTGTTTTCAGGTGATCCTCGTAGCGTGTGTGGCCGCGGTCGCTCTGGCCGATAAGGCTCCCGTGTATCATCAGCCGCCGGTTTACGCCGCACCCACGTACCACGCTCCAGAACCTGCGTACCGCCCCTCACCTTACAAGCAGCCAGAGTATCCTACTGTAAGTATTTCACTTTTTGCAACTTAATGTTACATATGCATATCCtgcttataaataattaaatggcatctgatatatatctaatgaAATATTCATTTCTAAAATCGTTTGGGGATAAATTATGACATGCACAGTATGTAacgtcatgttttttttctaattaggtCCCGCCGAAGTACAACTACAACTACGGCGTCGCCGACGGATACTCCGGCGCCAACTTCGCCGCCtcggagtcccgcgacggctacaagaccgagggtagctacaccgtcgacctccccgacAGCCGAAAGCAGATCGTCAAGTACGTGGACAACGGCGACGGTTATGTAgctgaggtcacctacgagggcgaggctcagtaccccgagTACACCCCCACCTACAAGCCCGCCTACAAGCCCGCTCCCTACCACGCTCCCCCCAAGTACCCCGTGTACTAAGGCTGTACCTTCTCATATAAGACAACTTTCCTTCTCATATAAGACCACCTCATCCCATCCATTAAACGTGCCAAAGCATAACGAATGAGTTGTGGTTGACATTATATGTTTGGGATAAGAATATGTGATAATATTTAATTGATTTCCGATTTttaataaaacagatatataaaaaaggaattttcataTCCCATGGAAACGGCAAAATcacaatttcagaaaaaaaagaaatatataataattatgataataataataataataataataataataataatagtgatgataatgataataataatgataataataatgataataataatgataatagtgataataataataataataatgataataataataataaatataataataataatacctatatatacagtAAACTTTCAATGCCATATTAGAGATATATTCCTAGTGTCAATAATTTGCCTCATTCAAATAACCTTTTTGTTAATACTACTGATAATCAACCTAATATATCTCTTTCTGTGGTAgaaatatctattctatattaacACACCGTTAGTGAATttctataaaaatgaaatgaaagtattGAGAGACTATAAATAACATTGCAATGACTATTCTTTGAAATTGATAAACAAACTCGTAAATGTATTGCCATGCCTATTTTTAAGCAAACAGTTAGCGTTATAGTCCATGGCCTTATCAGATAACCGATATAAagcgtgtgtttatgcatgtgtgtttgcgagtgtctgtgtgcgtgtctctgtgtgtgcgacCTCGTGCATATgatgtgtagcatatatatatatatatatatatatatatatatatatatatatatatatatatatatatatatatatatatatatatatatatatatatatattcatgtgtctgAGCACAATACATGGATGTaccttatgtatgtgtgtgtgtgtgtatacatatatgtatatatatgtatatatgtatatatatttatatttgtgtgtgtgtaagagtgtgtgtgtgtgtgagtgtgtgtgtgtgtgtgtgtgtgtgtgtgtgtgtgtgtgttgtgtgtgtgtgtgtgtgtgtgtgtgtgtgtgtgtgtgtgtgtgtgcgcatgcacgtatctctctatctgtctgtctctcagtctatatatatatatatatatatatatatatatatatatatatatataagtatatatatatacatatatatatacacatatatacgtgtgtgtgtgtgtacacacacacactcaacatatacatacatacatatatgtatacatacataaataaatacatacacacacacgcacacacacacacacacacacacacacacacacacacacacacatatatatatatatatatatatatatatatatatatatatatgtatatatttatatatatatgtgtgtgtgtgtgtgtgtgtgtgtgtgagtgtgcttgtgtgtgtatgtatttatgtacatataaatatacatacatgtatgtatgtatatcatatatatgtatgtatgtatgtatatatatatatattcatgtactaaatatacacaaatatatatacatatacatatatataatatatatacatatatatacacgcatatatatatatatatatatatatatatatatacaaacacacacacgcacatacacacagaggaacacatacacacacacacacacacgcgcacacacacatacacacacatatatatatgtatatatatatacatatacatataaacatgtatacatatatatacacatatgtatgtgtatacatctatatataatataatatattatatatatattatatatatatatatatattattatatatatatattttaatatatatatatatatataatatatatatatatatattataatataatactatataagagttataatattataatttatatatatatatatatatatatatatatatatatatatatatatatatatatatatatatatgttgttgttttctatatacacacactcacacatacacaaacatatatatattatatatatatattttatatatatatatattatatatatattatatactatatcatatatatatatatatatatatattatatatagatatgggtgtgggtgtgtgtgtgtgtgtgtgtgtgtgtctgtgtttgtgagatctctgtttatacatatatatagttatatgcataaatacacatacacatacaaaagcttacatacaaatatatatatatatatatatatatatatatatatattcatttatatatattgtgcatatatatatatataaacatatacatacattcatacatatgtatgcatatgtgtatatatacaatatacacttttatatatatatatatatatatatatatatatatatatatatatataatatatacacacgcgcgcgcgagtgtatgtgtgtgtgtgtgagagagagaaagggggatattTGTTTACGAATGCATTTTGTTTACAGACACAaacttatatttaattattatagatggaaaaggaaaaagaaaaaacaagcattAAGACAAACACCTAGAAagcaagtgatatatatataccagtggtaaaaaaaatatacttgtcACAATACATGGTCGTTTCATACTTTGCATTATATATTCAGAGAATATTATCAGGGTATGCAGTCAGTGGACAAATAAGAGATCAAACATTTGTACAATTTGAAGATGCTTTCATCCCCATCAAACAGGGTAAACGAGTGACCTTGAATTCGCACGAGGAGCGGATGTGGACCCCTATATAAACGGCTGAGACACTTCCCCACCATCAAACGTCAGCCATGTCTCTCAAGGTACACGCGCTCCTCCTTTCAAGACTTTTCTAtctataagaaagagaaagaagaataagaacaaaattcatatatatatatatatatatatatatatatatatatatatatatatatatatatatatgtatatatatatattttttttttttatatatgtgtgtgtgtgtctatgtatgtatgtgtgtgtgtgtgcgtgtgtgtgtgtgtatgtgtctgtggatTATAGTGAGTTGTGACTTTCAAGTTTGCTTTCCATTTTTAAGTGGAGTATTTGTGTCATGTTTCAGGTGATCCTCGTAGCGTGTGTGGCCGCGGTGGCTCTGGCCGATAAGGCTCCGGTGTACCATCAGCCACCTGTTTACGCCGCACCCACGTACCACGCTCCCGCCCCTTACAAGCAGCCGGAATACCCAACTGTAAGTATTTAATTCTATGCATCTAAATACTTACTGTTTTTACAAGTATCGCCAAGGTCTAGCGATGTATCCTGTCTATTACTCTGATTTACTCTTATGCTTTCTTCTAAAAGGCACCACCCAAGTACAACTATAACTACGGCGTCGCCGACGGCTACTCCGGCGCCAACTTCGCCGCCtcggagtcccgcgacggctacaagaccgagggcagctacaccgtcgacctccccgacAGCCGAAAGCAGATCGTCAAGTACGTGGACAACGGCGACGGTTATGTAGCagaggtcacctacg contains:
- the LOC119599400 gene encoding cuticle protein 8-like; this encodes MSLKVILVACVAAVALADKAPVYHQPPVYAAPTYHAPEPAYRPSPYKQPEYPTVPPKYNYNYGVADGYSGANFAASESRDGYKTEGSYTVDLPDSRKQIVKYVDNGDGYVAEVTYEGEAQYPEYTPTYKPAYKPAPYHAPPKYPVY
- the LOC119599419 gene encoding cuticle protein 8-like, whose translation is MSLKVILVACVAAVALADKAPVYHQPPVYAAPTYHAPAPYKQPEYPTAPPKYNYNYGVADGYSGANFAASESRDGYKTEGSYTVDLPDSRKQIVKYVDNGDGYVAEVTYEGEAQYPEYKPTYKPAPYHAAPKYPVY